CCACCCCCGAGGACGCGTCCACGCCGGGTAGCACGAGGACGAACTCCTCGCCCCCGTACCGGGCGCAGAAGGCGTCCTCCGGCAGCTCCTCCTGCAACAGCTCGACCACGCGCTGCAACACACGATCACCCAGGAGGTGGCCGAACGTGTCATTCACCTGCTTGAACCAGTCGAGGTCGATCAACGCGATGGCGAGCCCGTCGGCGGTGGCGCCCTTGTCGGTGACCATGTCGAGCAGCCGCTCGTCCAGGTACCTGCGGTTGTAACTGTCGGTGAGGCTGTCTCTCAGGCTCTGCTCGCGCGCCTCGGCGTGCTCGCGGCGCAGCCGGTCCACCTCGCGGCGCAGTTGCTCGGGGACGTGCGGCTGCTCGTCCTGGTCCGCGTAGACCAGGTCGAACGCCGACCGCAGGTGCTGGTAGGCCTGCCGCCACTGGCCGCGGGAGGCGAGCAGCGCGGCGATCGACTCGTGCAGCTGCACCAGCCCGGTACCCTCCGAGGCGGCTCGGTCCTCGTCGGACCTGCCGTCGCTGTCGAAGTCGGCGACTTCGGGTCGCAGTGCGGTCATCGCGCTCACCTCCCTACTTGCCAAGGTGTCGTCTGTTGCAACGCGGTGCTTGAGCCGGCGGGACGCGTCACAGGGGGATTTCCCTCTACCGGTTGACCGTGCACTGCTCCGAACTGGTGACGTTCGGTGATCAACTAGCCGGAACGTGTGCCGAGCGTGGTCGGTGTGGCCTAGCGCTCGGTCGGGCGCGGCGGTCGGCAGGGCGCAGACGCCGGGCGGTGCGGACGCCGGGCGGTGCGGACGCCAGTTCGGGCGTTGCGGGTCAGTTGGCGCAGGGCGCGAAGCCGTACGCCTTGCCGTTGAGCAGCACGACGTGCTGGGAGCCGATCTGGCTGCCGATC
This DNA window, taken from Saccharothrix variisporea, encodes the following:
- a CDS encoding GGDEF domain-containing protein; protein product: MTALRPEVADFDSDGRSDEDRAASEGTGLVQLHESIAALLASRGQWRQAYQHLRSAFDLVYADQDEQPHVPEQLRREVDRLRREHAEAREQSLRDSLTDSYNRRYLDERLLDMVTDKGATADGLAIALIDLDWFKQVNDTFGHLLGDRVLQRVVELLQEELPEDAFCARYGGEEFVLVLPGVDASSGVEIAESARMRVERHAWASLAPGLRVTVSIGLAYEPPAGDAPNRPPVAPEQQLLRADSLLYTAKQSGRNAVAYREGGRVRLAGPAAGRRGIAEPRVAGY